Below is a genomic region from Dehalococcoidia bacterium.
CGACCGGCTTTCGGTGCGCATCAGGGCGGACCGGGCGATCATCTCCTGAACATCGATCATGAATTCGGTCTCCAGCGCCTCCAAAAACTCACGGTTCCAGGTATGTTTCTTCGAGGCTACCCACATCCGGGGATAGTCCTCCTTCCGAATACGTTCGATTTCAGCGATGCATTTTCTGAGTCCTTTGTCATTGCGATCAAGGGCGATATACTCAGTAGCCAGCTTTTGCACCCGGTGCCGGATGACATGCGGTCTCAGCGGGTTCCGGGGATTCCTTTCCAAAATACCGTAAACTCGATCGCGCTCTCGAATGGGTTGCTGTGGATCGATCTCCTCTTGCTCGATTCCCGCGGCTCTTTTGGCCGCCTCCCTTCCAGCCCGCATTCCCCAGGTACTCCCATCAAAGGCCATGCCAGCCATACCGGTGGCATAGAGCCCAGGAACGTTGGTTTCGTTGTTCTCATTGATGTTTGCCTGTATCAGGGAGCTATTCCCATACGTATAAAGGGACGGCATGACCTCGACGGGCTCGGCACATGCGTCCCACCCCAGGTATTCCTTTGCCCGCACCAAACAGGGTCTCCAGGCATTCTTCTCCCAACCCGTTTTGGCGTTGAAAAATACGCCTCCATTGGGACCGCCCTTGCCGCTTTTGATTTGCTCATTTACGGCTTTATAAAGGGAGCCGTAGGTAAAAGTGACTTTCTTGAAATCACTCAGATTCGAGTCCTGCTTCAGGAAGAACTCGCCATCCTTGTTGCAAACGCTGTCCGCAATGTCCGGGCTCGAAGCGGTGGCCATTGCACCACCAAGGGACCCGGCGAGCGTGGGAGGGGTAAGCCCATACATCTCACCATGGCCGAATTCCATATTCTGGAGTTCCGCCTCGGCGCGATAGAGCAGGGCATGGCCATCGCCGGTGCATTCCGGCTGACACGGCGTGAGTGCGCTGACCCCGTACCAGCCATACAACCACCCCAATGGGCCAGTGGCGACGATCACCGACTTTGCGCGAAAGACGTTAAATCCCCCGGTTTTGATATCCACTGACGTGGCCCCAACAACCACCCCACTGTGGGAGAGCAGGCTGGTGACCATGTTTCGCTCGAATACCGGAATGCCGCGTCGCTTGACTTCTTCTCCAATCATCCAGGGATAGAGCGCATTATAAACAGCCGATGTGTTGGGGACAAACTCCACCTGATCCGGGGCTTTCCTCATACAGAGCGATCCGGTGTTCTCGGTCCACAGGGCTCGCTTCTCCTCGAAGATGCGCTCGGCCAGGCTCCTCATCAGCTTCTGATTGCCGATGCCCTCGTTCCATACCATCAACCACCCGAAAATGCCATCGGGAGTCTTGGGAAAGGGGGGGTTCTCCAGTTCCGTAATAAACCAGTGCCCCCAGTTTATTCCCGAGGCCCCACTTCGGGCGAAGGGTCCTTTATCCACGAGGATGACTTCAGCCCCCCGATCCGATGCCTCGATGGCAGCCGTCATGCCAGCCATCCCCGCACCAATAATTAAGACGTCCGTCTGGTGGACTACCGGGATGGGAACATCCACACACTTCAACTCTTCTTTGTCCGAATGCACCCCTTCAGTGAAGCCTTTCTTAGGCATTTTCTAACCTCCTCTAACGTGGTATCTCGGCAATAGCTTTAAAATGATTCACGTCTTCCACCAATACCATTAATTTTCTTTGCCCGACCTAATGGAGGTGAACCTTCACTGGTTACCTGGAAAATCTCTAATTAAGTCCAAATCAACCTCCTGCCCCAAGATAGGGCCAGGAGAAAGGAACCTGTCACACTCAATCAGAGGTTCCCCAATCCAATCTATGTGGGAGTTGGAACAGCTCCGTTTTTATGAAAGTTTAACACACCGGGGACTGCCTCTCTGCATGGATGAGACAGCCCCCGGTAAAGAAACCAGACTTCATGCCAACTCTACCGGCCCGAGACTATCCATGTGACACTTTCGGGCCGGCTCGTCAGCAATTACGCCTAACCAACTCTATTTCTTAGCTGGTACGGCGACCTTCTTGCGTTTCTCAGCCCAGTTATCAAAGGTGACCACCATCCCCGGCAGCAGAACAAGCGTGCTGAACAGAACCAGGGCCATATCGATAAAGGTGATCCAGCCGAACTGGCTCAGGAACGGGAACATGAACGCGAACCACAACGTCCCGAAGCCGATCATCACCATCAATCCGGAAACGAAGATGGCGCGCCCGATTCGGCTGATGGCGGTAGTCATGCAATCCATGGGAAGTCCACCCTTATCTCGCTCCTCATAGTAACGCATCAGCAGCAGGATGGTGAACTCCACGCCGATGCCCATGAGCTGCGCCGGCAATAGAGCCCCAAGTGTGGTCACCGTCAGACCCTTAGCATACATCGCTGCTGAGGACCAGCCGAGGATCAGGGCAATCGGCAGGACAGCTACGATAACTCGCAAGACTTTGAACCTGAAGAAAAGGAGCAGCATGGCACAGATGAAGCCTATCCCGATATACATCAGCTTGCCGCGGCTGTCCTCTAGGTCCTGTGCCAGTCTGGGATTGAGCAGACCGTTGCCCGTAATGACCATCGTGTATCCCTCGGGCATTGGATATTGGGGGTTGTTGACGAAGTAGGCTTCGATGTCCTTGGTGAAGACTCGCTTAGCCTCGACTTCGGCCGAAATGCTGGAGAACGAGAGGTGAGCCTCGGTGCGATCCGGCGAGACATAATTCATGGAGAACCTGGCGGGCATCAGACCCAGCAGGTTCTCAGCCACCGCTGGATTGGGGGGTATCATATTGAAAGCCCCCTGAAAGAAGGTTGCTACGTTGGCGTAGGTGCCCGAATAGTGCCCGGGAGCCGCTTGTGGATTCGTGGCCGCCAGCCAGTCTTTCGACGTAACGGCCATCCAGTTCAGGACATCGGGCTCCAGGACAGTTTTGCCCTCCGGGGCTGTCAGTACTATATCCAGCGGGCTCAGCCCTCCGGCGAGCTCTGTTATTTTGTTGAGGTCCTTCATCGCCTGATTGTCCTGAGAGATATAATTCTTATATCCGACGTTGCCCTTCAGGCTGGACTCTTTAACCCAGCCGTAAGCGGAAAACCCTATGGCGATGATCATGAGAGGGATAATAAATTTGACCGAATTGTGAGCCAGCCACGATGCCACCTTATCGATTCGCGAAACTCCGGTTACCACTTCGGGCTTGTTGGTGGCATCGTTCCTTCGATCCCTCAGATAGAGGATAGGGAGTAAGAGCGTCATCGCTACGAACAGACAGCAAGCGACACCCACG
It encodes:
- a CDS encoding FAD-binding protein, whose protein sequence is MPKKGFTEGVHSDKEELKCVDVPIPVVHQTDVLIIGAGMAGMTAAIEASDRGAEVILVDKGPFARSGASGINWGHWFITELENPPFPKTPDGIFGWLMVWNEGIGNQKLMRSLAERIFEEKRALWTENTGSLCMRKAPDQVEFVPNTSAVYNALYPWMIGEEVKRRGIPVFERNMVTSLLSHSGVVVGATSVDIKTGGFNVFRAKSVIVATGPLGWLYGWYGVSALTPCQPECTGDGHALLYRAEAELQNMEFGHGEMYGLTPPTLAGSLGGAMATASSPDIADSVCNKDGEFFLKQDSNLSDFKKVTFTYGSLYKAVNEQIKSGKGGPNGGVFFNAKTGWEKNAWRPCLVRAKEYLGWDACAEPVEVMPSLYTYGNSSLIQANINENNETNVPGLYATGMAGMAFDGSTWGMRAGREAAKRAAGIEQEEIDPQQPIRERDRVYGILERNPRNPLRPHVIRHRVQKLATEYIALDRNDKGLRKCIAEIERIRKEDYPRMWVASKKHTWNREFLEALETEFMIDVQEMIARSALMRTESRSTHYRSDYPDRDDQNWLANVYIKRVNGKMKAEKRPVVATEISPEKIRGMLP
- a CDS encoding MMPL family transporter codes for the protein MMAKILLGIWGVVESRAKWWLLLGVILLVALGLGARYVGVSNQYKDYMPTNTQVYKDIYKLDKNFSNDQLVILIEAKSGNTQAGMNEILSNKNMAAMRAFETHFYEVDANGNYVVDAKNQAIPIKDVQFVITPAFTVDLLRGNADPTAKDDESLVMVAGVETIKNATWLLDANTGDLSRQGKGVFFDKGNARIALGLRGGLTNSEKGDFIEICEDILEKNGGGFDNNVHVSVTGSPFVLYTEETEVPQEISKIMIIAIALMLVITALLFRVRGFFPWRWLSLGLVLIGVVYSMGVFGWMSWDISIVSMAVFPILLGLGVDYSIQFHNRYDEEQRKGLSASQSVKNTLEHIGPPLLIAMLAACGGFAAVLFAKTPMVNLFGRQLIVGVACCLFVAMTLLLPILYLRDRRNDATNKPEVVTGVSRIDKVASWLAHNSVKFIIPLMIIAIGFSAYGWVKESSLKGNVGYKNYISQDNQAMKDLNKITELAGGLSPLDIVLTAPEGKTVLEPDVLNWMAVTSKDWLAATNPQAAPGHYSGTYANVATFFQGAFNMIPPNPAVAENLLGLMPARFSMNYVSPDRTEAHLSFSSISAEVEAKRVFTKDIEAYFVNNPQYPMPEGYTMVITGNGLLNPRLAQDLEDSRGKLMYIGIGFICAMLLLFFRFKVLRVIVAVLPIALILGWSSAAMYAKGLTVTTLGALLPAQLMGIGVEFTILLLMRYYEERDKGGLPMDCMTTAISRIGRAIFVSGLMVMIGFGTLWFAFMFPFLSQFGWITFIDMALVLFSTLVLLPGMVVTFDNWAEKRKKVAVPAKK